One genomic window of Quercus robur chromosome 6, dhQueRobu3.1, whole genome shotgun sequence includes the following:
- the LOC126689094 gene encoding pentatricopeptide repeat-containing protein At4g15720: MKKWPLNENLLFALTSSPLSRQTKLSNFHTKAYHCIQQLRNCKDFISATLAHSNVLKCGFLNDTFATNHLINCYVRLQEIQDAHQVFDEMPEPNVVSWTSLMAGYVDVGQPKMALWLFWKMPGSSVMPNEFTLATVINACSTLADVKVGRRIHAQVEILGFRSNLVVCSSLVDMYGKCNEVDEARRVFDIMDSRNVVSWTSMITAYAQNAQGHNALQIFREFSSLMLDHPNHFMLASIINACASLGRLVSGKVTHGAVIRRGHDSNDVVASALVDMYAKCGSVSYSENVFMRIPNPSVISYTSMIVGAAKYGLGKLSLNLFKEMIDRRIKPNDVTFVGVLHACSHSGLIDEGLEHLKSMYVKHGVLPDAKHYTCVVDMLGRTGRLDEAYQLAKSIQVESDEGALLWGTLLSASRLHGRVDIAVEASKLLIESNQQVAGAYVTLSNAYALAGEWENVHSLRSQMKRTGIYKEPGCSWVEIKDSTYVFYAGDVASCPRGREVMSLLRELEERMKERGYVGGSMGLVFVDVEQEAKEEIVGLHSERLALAFGLINIPKGVTIRVMKNLRMCRDCHEAFKLISDIVERDFVVRDVNRFHHFRNGSCTCRDFW; the protein is encoded by the coding sequence ATGAAGAAGTGGCCTTTGAACGAAAATCTCCTTTTTGCCCTCACCTCCTCACCTCTTTCCCGCCAAACAAAACTGTCAAATTTTCATACAAAAGCTTATCATTGCATTCAACAGCTTCGAAATTGTAAAGATTTCATTTCTGCAACCTTAGCACACTCCAACGTTTTAAAGTGTGGTTTCTTAAACGACACCTTCGCCACCAACCATCTTATAAACTGCTATGTTAGACTCCAAGAAATACAGGATGCACACcaagtgtttgatgaaatgccgGAACCAAATGTCGTGTCGTGGACTTCGCTTATGGCGGGTTATGTTGATGTGGGTCAACCCAAAATGGCTCTTTGGCTCTTTTGGAAAATGCCCGGAAGTTCGGTCATGCCCAATGAATTTACTTTGGCGACTGTGATTAATGCTTGTTCTACCCTTGCTGATGTCAAAGTAGGGAGAAGAATTCATGCGCAAGTTGAAATATTGGGTTTTCGATCTAATCTTGTTGTTTGTTCTTCACTTGTTGATATGTATGGAAAATGTAATGAGGTTGATGAAGCTCGACGGGTTTTTGACATAATGGATTCTAGGAATGTTGTTTCTTGGACTTCAATGATCACAGCATACGCCCAAAATGCACAAGGCCACAATGCACTCCAAATTTTTAGAGAATTCAGTAGCTTAATGTTGGACCATCCAAATCATTTCATGTTGGCTAGCATAATAAATGCTTGTGCGAGCTTGGGTAGACTGGTTTCCGGGAAAGTCACACATGGAGCAGTGATTCGTCGTGGCCATGATTCAAATGATGTGGTTGCAAGTGCACTTGTGGACATGTATGCCAAATGTGGGTCTGTTAGTTATTCAGAAAATGTCTTCATGAGGATTCCAAATCCTTCTGTGATTTCATATACTTCAATGATTGTAGGTGCTGCAAAATATGGGCTTGGGAAGCTATCTCTCAATCTCTTCAAAGAAATGATTGATAGAAGAATAAAACCCAATGATGTCACCTTTGTTGGAGTTTTACATGCTTGTAGTCACTCAGGGCTAATTGATGAAGGCCTTGAACACTTGAAGTCCATGTATGTGAAACATGGGGTATTGCCAGATGCCAAGCATTATACTTGCGTTGTTGATATGCTTGGTCGAACTGGTCGTCTTGATGAGGCCTACCAATTAGCAAAATCTATCCAAGTAGAGTCTGATGAAGGGGCTTTGCTGTGGGGTACACTTCTTTCGGCTAGTAGGCTTCATGGAAGGGTAGATATTGCAGTTGAAGCCAGTAAACTGCTAATAGAATCCAATCAACAAGTAGCAGGTGCATATGTAACATTATCAAATGCTTATGCATTGGCTGGGGAGTGGGAGAATGTTCATAGTCTACGGTCTCAAATGAAGCGTACCGGAATTTACAAGGAACCTGGTTGTAGTTGGGTTGAGATTAAGGATTCAACTTATGTGTTCTATGCTGGAGATGTAGCTTCATGTCCACGGGGGAGAGAAGTGATGAGTTTGTTGAGGGAGTTGGAGGAGAGAATGAAGGAAAGAGGGTATGTTGGAGGAAGTATGGGTTTGGTGTTTGTTGATGTGGAACAGGAGGCTAAAGAAGAAATTGTGGGACTGCACAGTGAGAGATTGGCATTAGCTTTTGGACTAATAAACATACCTAAAGGAGTGACAATCAGAGTGATGAAGAACTTGAGAATGTGTAGGGACTGTCATGAGGCTTTCAAGCTTATTAGTGATATTGTTGAAAGGGATTTTGTTGTAAGAGATGTGAACAGATTTCATCATTTTAGAAATGGATCTTGCACATGCAGAGATTTCTGGTAA
- the LOC126689095 gene encoding cysteine-tryptophan domain-containing zinc finger protein 5-like isoform X2 — MLHNSTVPSADASIKQIQVAVKSTLKDEVSSRSEPSGNPTDQRTLKVRIKMGCDNSERKNAAIYSGLGLDDSPSSSPGDSPVDSQGTSPISQETTDRSPTSIIQVMTSFPIPGGRLISPLNDSLLYLMRKEKHSSVSKPLPSLSGHQEHSAMLVDESASMMENGKLLKAKKTKLMGKKDRRVELKHGNGADSENDLTLQGKKISVNETTEGKEFMSGDLKCTPVSKLVCDARNSMKDAGGASEVFREGCNDGGKGRLLSSEIVKEESSESVSGQDCGKSDKRNPRNILVENVRENIAVNSHKDVLTECKDNGNGQKTSSSLKGYSDESKCKEDLNPQKEKVGWKATSYEDDETNVPCKLEKPSFERKNKSKGTQNNGKAVAVSTNESSRFGATAEPNDKKSTSYVVTDSNSKTQKIKPQKENKGRDDRRESLLVTNLEQKDNQMDPVGRPSEDRLKDANLGAVEMQRNAFMDKPKGRLSGKKVDKKSISGASIKDATIACPPIMENGLGSEMAPPMAAPVVIEEDWVQCDRCQTWRLLPIGTKPEQLPDKWLCSMLNWLPGMNRCDISEDETTKALRALYQLPVPESQNNPQNHVSGTAVGVSSGDVQHLDQNHLNSSSHYIFNRGKKKHSSKEIANAGTSGGPFQISNSTKKQLQESAKSRSLNDMNQRHAESIPMKKSSSQHLSRLHNLVVEKDMPNIKSSINGGDAKQIKMKSKREADEHGRGTSKKSKTEDLYYSDKHQTSEMDLVRVRISSSAVLPTKGSGKDMRKYDEYCLSEDSKFDVKDKVIVSVKKLGDQAQIMSDGGSLDMRKFSTKDGSLKKRKSNNWEDNKSQVEMFQNTAHDGGVYEKEESSESGFRKQKKFRDSKTELKESSTNDDDDKSNKRGRLSKIILSSRDHPVDSMEEVRRNDEQQPRKHKKKISSKQNVDVVDSLRRDLVSGTATSSSSKVSGSRKTRANIEEVKGSPVESVSSSPLKASNLDKFTLVGGNIVEKGDTMTSDLPVMDDSRRCDINAEVNLSGTVIHPKSRKFSTQAYSTDGDASHKFSVKLKPSSEVGNTHMLNGDVYSVVQNVQFPGDLHVQEHIYDEDRVKKNHHEHAVLQKSGKDSSLESRDKSRRSKSEFDRDTMNISDPVNKYTKKNQSTDSEIDPNLRVPGHETVADAKHSFPKNSSIRFSKEEKNHASRADPVGQWSSESRKESKLKQKEHDDSDMKLGAPSSRNGKLGPQQSLIQDFEGENKANLIQIEPRNGKLKLFSRSDGEGKQEKVSIGCGPGLGHQKGGVLDGRPIDAPSDVSKALKHSGNGNVDKTNGVNNSLRHVVTERQGVRDLNASSPVRTISSSQIASNTLKGAKDLRDTADRLKSSCFVFESNEAYFQAALKYLHGASLTETCGSDSGRHGEMTPIQAYGTAAKLCEHCAHEYESRQEMAAAALAFKCLEVAYMRVVYCKNSSTNRDRHELQATLQVVPQGESPSSSASDVDNLNNQATVDKGNLSKGTGYNVAGNQVIVSRNRPNFVRLLDFTQDVNFAMEASRKSQNAFAAANVILEEAQNKDCVTSVKRVIDFSFQDVEELIRLVRLAMEAISRSDFSGARD; from the exons GTTATGACTTCCTTCCCCATCCCTGGCGGTAGACTGATATCACCTCTTAATGACAGTCTGCTTTATTTgatgagaaaggaaaaacattCTAGTGTCAGTAAACCCTTGCCATCCCTCAGTGGTCATCAAGAGCACTCTGCCATGTTAGTAGATGAGTCAGCGTCAATGATGGAAAATGGGAAATTGTTAAAGGCAAAGAAAACGAAACTTATGGGGAAAAAGGATAGGCGGGTAGAATTGAAGCATGGGAATGGTGCAGATTCTGAGAATGACCTGACATTACAAGGGAAGAAAATATCAGTAAATGAAACCACAGAAGGCAAGGAATTTATGTCTGGTGACTTGAAATGCACACCAGTTTCCAAGTTGGTATGTGATGCTCGCAACTCTATGAAAGATGCTGGTGGGGCATCTGAAGTTTTCAGGGAAGGCTGCAACGATGGTGGGAAAGGTAGATTACTTTCCTCTGAAATAGTGAAAGAGGAGTCTTCGGAATCAGTATCAGGCCAAGACTGTGGTAAGAGTGATAAGAGAAATCCTAGGAATATTTTAGTGGAAAATGTCAGAGAAAACATAGCTGTAAACTCCCACAAGGATGTTTTAACTGAGTGCAAGGACAATGGCAATGGTCAGAAAACTTCTTCCTCCCTAAAAGGCTACTCTGATGAGTCCAAATGTAAGGAAGATCTAAATCCTCAAAAAGAGAAGGTTGGTTGGAAAGCTACATCTTATGAAGATGATGAAACAAATGTTCCTTGTAAACTGGAAAAGCCGTCCTTTGAGCGCAAAAATAAGTCAAAGGGGACACAAAATAATGGCAAGGCAGTCGCTGTTTCAACAAATGAAAGCTCGAGGTTTGGTGCAACTGCAGAACCAAATGATAAGAAGAGTACTAGTTATGTTGTTACTGACAGTAATagtaaaactcaaaaaataaagcCACAGAAGGAGAATAAAGGCAGAGATGATCGTAGAGAGTCATTGTTGGTAACAAACTTGGAACAGAAAGATAATCAAATGGATCCAGTGGGGAGGCCTTCTGAGGATAGGCTGAAGGATGCTAACCTTGGTGCTGTTGAAATGCAAAGGAATGCATTCATGGATAAACCAAAGGGAAGATTAAGTGGTAAGAAAGTTGATAAGAAGTCAATATCAGGGGCTTCTATAAAAGATGCTACAATTGCATGTCCTCCTATTATGGAAAATGGACTCGGTTCTGAGATGGCACCTCCAATGGCAGCTCCTGTAGTTATAGAAGAAGATTGGGTACAGTGTGACCGTTGTCAGACATGGAGGCTTCTACCCATTGGTACAAAGCCAGAGCAACTCCCTGATAAATGGTTGTGTAGCATGCTAAATTGGCT GCCTGGTATGAATCGTTGTGACATCAGTGAGGACGAGACAACGAAAGCCCTTCGTGCATTGTATCAATTACCGGTTCCTGAGAGTCAGAATAACCCACAAAATCATGTCAGTGGAACTGCAGTGGGAGTATCCTCAGGCGATGTCCAACATCTTGATCAGAATCACCTGAATTCCAGTTCCCATTACATTTTTAATCGAGGAAAGAAGAAACATAGTTCTAAGGAAATAGCAAATGCAGGAACCAGTGGTGGCCCCTTTCAGATCTCTAATTCTACAAAGAAACAGCTACAAGAATCTGCAAAAAGCAGGAGCTTAAATGACATGAACCAGCGTCATGCAGAATCAATTCCAATGAAGAAATCTAGTTCTCAACATTTGAGTAGATTACACAACTTGGTTGTGGAAAAGGACATGCCTAATATAAAAAGCTCAATTAATGGAG GTGatgcaaaacaaataaaaatgaaaagcaagAGAGAGGCTGATGAACATGGACGTGGAACCTCTAAGAAGTCCAAGACAGAGGATCTGTACTATTCTGATAAGCATCAGACTTCTGAAATGGACCTTGTGAGGGTGCGTATCAGTTCAAGTGCTGTTTTGCCAACTAAGGGGAGTGGGAAGGATATGCGAAAATATGATGAATACTGTTTATCTGAGGACTCAAAATTTGATGTAAAGGACAAGGTAATAGTTTCTGTTAAGAAACTGGGAGACCAAGCTCAGATCATGTCAGATGGGGGGTCCTTGGATATGAGAAAGTTTAGTACAAAGGATGGTTCTTTGAAGAAAAGGAAATCAAATAACTGGGAGGATAACAAGAGTCAGGTCGAGATGTTTCAAAATACTGCGCATGATGGTGGGGTATACGAGAAAGAGGAAAGTAGTGAAAGTGGATTCAGGAAGCAAAAGAAGTTCAGGGATTCGAAGACCGAGCTGAAGGAGTCCAGcactaatgatgatgatgataagtCAAATAAAAGAGGTAGGCTGTCAAAGATTATCTTGTCCAGCAGAGATCATCCCGTTGACAGCATGGAAGAAGTCAGGAGAAATGACGAGCAACAACCcaggaaacataaaaagaagaTTTCATCTAAACAGAATGTGGATGTTGTAGATTCACTGAGAAGAGATTTGGTATCTGGTACAGCAACCTCAAGCTCTTCAAAGGTTTCAGGATCCCGTAAAACTAGGGCCAACATTGAAGAAGTGAAAGGTTCACCAGTGGAATCTGTTTCGTCTTCTCCTTTGAAGGCCTCTAATTTAGACAAGTTTACATTGGTGGGAGGAAACATTGTAGAGAAAGGTGATACTATGACTAGTGATCTCCCTGTGATGGATGATTCTAGAAGATGTGACATTAATGCTGAGGTTAATTTGTCTGGGACAGTGATTCATCCTAAATCTCGTAAATTTTCTACACAAGCGTATAGTACAGATGGAGATGCTAGTCACAAATTCAGTGTTAAATTAAAACCTTCTTCTGAAGTTGGGAATACCCATATGCTTAATGGTGATGTTTACAGTGTTGTGCAAAATGTCCAGTTCCCTGGCGATCTGCATGTCCAAGAACATATCTATGATGAAGATAGAGTTAAGAAGAACCACCATGAACATGCTGTTCTGCAAAAATCTGGTAAGGATAGCTCTTTGGAATCTAGGGACAAGAGCAGAAGATCCAAGTCTGAGTTTGATAGAGATACAATGAACATTTCTGATCCAGTTAATAAGTATACAAAGAAGAACCAGAGCACTGACTCAGAGATTGACCCTAATCTCCGAGTTCCTGGTCATGAAACAGTGGCCGATGCTAAACACAGTTTTCCTAAGAATTCTAGCATTAGATTCAGCAAGGAAGAGAAGAATCATGCCAGTAGGGCGGATCCTGTGGGACAATGGTCAAGTGAGAGTCGAAAGGAAAGCAAGTTAAAGCAAAAAGAGCACGATGATTCAGATATGAAATTGGGTGCTCCAAGTAGCAGAAATGGGAAGCTTGGTCCCCAGCAGAGCCTGATTCAAGATTTTGAGGGTGAAAATAAAGCTAATCTAATACAAATAGAGCCAAGAAATGGGAAATTAAAGTTGTTCTCACGTTCTGATGGTGAAGGTAAACAAGAAAAAGTATCCATTGGTTGTGGACCTGGACTAGGGCACCAGAAAGGAGGTGTGCTAGATGGACGTCCTATTGATGCACCTAGTGATGTGTCAAAGGCATTAAAACATTCTGGGAATGGGAATGTTGATAAAACCAATGGAGTTAACAACAGTTTGCGGCATGTTGTAACTGAAAGACAAGGGGTCAGAGATCTCAATGCTTCAAGTCCTGTGAGAACAATTTCCTCCAGCCAGATTGCTAGCAATACCCTGAAAGGAGCCAAAGATCTTAGAGACACTGCAGATCGTCTTAAG AGCTCTTGCTTTGTTTTCGAAAGTAATGAGGCTTATTTCCAAGCTGCCTTAAAGTATCTTCATGGAGCTTCACTTACAGAAACTTGTGGTAGCGATAGTGGTAGACATGGGGAGATGACTCCAATTCAAGCGTATGGCACTGCAGCTAAATTGTGCGA GCACTGTGCTCATGAATATGAAAGTCGCCAAGAGATGGCAGCTGCTGCTTTGGCCTTCAAATGCTTGGAGGTGGCATACATGAGGGTGGTTTATTGCAAAAATTCTAGTACAAATAGAGATCGGCATGAGTTGCAAGCAACTTTACAGGTGGTTCCTCAAG GTGAATCTCCATCATCTTCTGCTTCAGATGTCGATAACTTAAACAATCAAGCAACAGTGGATAAGGGTAATTTATCCAAGGGTACTGGTTATAATGTTGCTGGAAACCAGGTCATTGTTTCTCGAAACCGCCCTAATTTTGTTCGTCTACTTGACTTT ACACAGGATGTAAATTTTGCAATGGAGGCCTCTAGAAAATCCCAGAATGCTTTTGCGGCTGCCAATGTAATCCTAGAAGAGGCACAAAATAAGGATTGTGTTACTTCTGTTAAGAGGGTCATTGATTTCAGCTTCCAAGATGTAGAGGAACTAATACGTCTGGTTCGGCTTGCAATGGAGGCCATAAGTCGTTCAGATTTCAGTGGTGCTAGAGACTAA
- the LOC126689093 gene encoding protein SRG1 — MAPVPLSPVKVGHIDDVQELRNAKPTTIPERFVRDMTERPTLATALSSTSDIPVIDFSKLIKGDKDEVHSEILKLGIACEEWGFFQVINHDIELSLLESIEKLAKEFFMLPLEEKQKYPMIPGTLQGYGQAFVFSEDQKLDWCNMFALGVEPQYIRNPKLWPTKPAKFSETVELYSKEVRALCNDLLKYIAMSLGLRQQAFEEMFGVAVQAIRMNYYPACSRPDLVLGLSPHSDGSALTVLQQGKGSSVGLQILKDNTWVPVQPIPNALVINIGDTIEVLSNGKYKSVEHRAVTHKEKDRLSLVTFYAPSYEIELGPMPEFVDESNPCKYRRYNHGEYSKHYVTSKLQGKKALDFAKIHTKISN; from the exons ATGGCCCCCGTACCCCTTTCTCCAGTCAAGGTTGGGCACATTGATGATGTCCAAGAACTAAGAAACGCTAAACCAACTACAATTCCAGAAAGATTTGTAAGGGACATGACAGAGAGGCCAACACTAGCCACAGCTCTATCATCAACTAGTGACATTCCAGTTATTGATTTCTCCAAGCTTATAAAAGGAGACAAAGATGAAGTCCATAGTGAAATTTTGAAGCTTGGAATAGCTTGTGAGGAGTGGGGATTCTTTCAG GTAATCAACCATGACATTGAGCTTAGTTTGCTTGAGAGCATAGAGAAGCTGGCCAAGGAATTCTTCATGCTACCTCTggaagagaaacaaaaatacccaatgataCCAGGGACTCTTCAAGGATATGGGCAGGCATTTGTGTTCTCAGAGGACCAAAAGCTGGATTGGTGCAACATGTTTGCTCTTGGGGTTGAGCCCCAATACATAAGGAACCCCAAATTATGGCCAACAAAGCCAGCCAAGTTCAG TGAAACTGTAGAGCTTTACTCAAAAGAAGTGAGGGCACTCTGCAATGATCTGTTGAAATATATAGCCATGAGCCTAGGATTGAGACAACAAGCCTTTGAAGAGATGTTTGGGGTGGCTGTGCAGGCCATTAGGATGAACTACTACCCAGCATGTTCAAGGCCTGACCTTGTTTTAGGTCTAAGCCCACATTCAGATGGAAGTGCCCTCACAGTGCTGCAGCAAGGAAAGGGCAGCTCAGTAGGACTGCAAATCCTTAAAGATAACACATGGGTGCCTGTTCAGCCCATCCCAAATGCTCTAGTAATCAACATTGGTGACACAATAGAA gtTCTTTCAAATGGTAAATACAAGAGTGTGGAGCACAGAGCAGTGACTCATAAGGAGAAAGACAGACTCTCACTTGTCACATTTTATGCTCCTAGCTATGAAATAGAGCTTGGTCCAATGCCAGAATTTGTTGATGAAAGCAACCCATGCAAGTATAGAAGGTACAATCATGGAGAGTACAGTAAACATTATGTAACAAGCAAGCTGCAAGGTAAAAAAGCCCTGGATTTTGCCAAGATTCACACAAAGATCTCGAACTAG